A stretch of the Chitinophaga sp. Cy-1792 genome encodes the following:
- a CDS encoding MATE family efflux transporter produces MQLEVSNRDIFKIAAPICLALIIPQINHMTNTAFLGRLGELELAANGIAGIYYLVMYMIAYGLNNGMQVLIARRAGQLQYAGIGQLFGNGLILGLACSLVAIMITLLATPYFFSHVLHNPEIYNAAISFIRIRIWGLPMLMMLSMANAFYIGSGHSRILAITSIFQELVNIYFDYTLIFGKLGFQPMGLNGAAVASILAESTGFIVAYSILFIKRYNIKYSLFSYMKPSWEVLKNILNVSAPIIVQFLFSIGSWFVFFIFIEHLGERPLAISNMLRSVFGFFGIFTWALAATCNTMVSNLIGQGKSDQVFMAIRRISLISLGCALVICILVNIFPYTLLHIYTNDADLITAAIPSIRVISLSTILMAISAVVLSGVTGTGNTRMNLFTEILAVIGYLVYCDVVIERMQSPLAYAWGADFFYWIIIMVISTLYLKSGRWKGKVI; encoded by the coding sequence ATGCAACTGGAAGTTTCGAACAGGGATATTTTTAAGATTGCAGCCCCTATATGCCTGGCCCTGATCATCCCTCAGATAAATCATATGACCAATACCGCATTCCTGGGAAGGTTAGGAGAACTGGAGCTGGCGGCAAACGGTATTGCCGGTATTTATTACCTGGTGATGTATATGATTGCCTATGGTCTGAATAACGGCATGCAGGTATTGATTGCCCGCCGTGCCGGACAGTTGCAATATGCCGGCATCGGGCAACTTTTCGGCAACGGACTTATATTAGGACTCGCCTGTTCCCTGGTGGCCATTATGATCACCTTACTGGCAACACCGTACTTCTTTTCACATGTATTACATAACCCTGAGATTTATAACGCGGCCATTTCGTTTATCCGTATACGTATCTGGGGATTGCCGATGCTGATGATGCTGAGTATGGCCAATGCCTTTTATATCGGAAGCGGCCACTCCAGGATACTGGCCATCACCTCTATTTTCCAGGAGCTCGTAAATATCTATTTTGACTACACACTGATATTCGGTAAGCTGGGATTTCAGCCAATGGGCCTGAATGGCGCTGCCGTGGCCAGTATACTGGCAGAATCCACTGGTTTTATTGTAGCGTACAGTATTTTATTTATAAAGAGATATAATATTAAATATAGTCTCTTTAGCTATATGAAGCCATCCTGGGAGGTGTTGAAAAACATTCTGAATGTTTCTGCTCCTATCATTGTGCAATTTTTATTCAGCATTGGCAGCTGGTTCGTGTTTTTTATATTTATAGAACACCTGGGAGAGCGGCCACTGGCCATTTCCAATATGTTACGCAGTGTTTTCGGGTTCTTTGGGATTTTTACCTGGGCACTGGCGGCTACCTGTAATACGATGGTCAGCAATCTGATTGGCCAGGGTAAGTCGGACCAGGTGTTTATGGCTATCAGGCGGATTTCCTTGATCAGTCTGGGTTGTGCGCTGGTCATCTGCATACTGGTCAACATCTTCCCTTATACCCTGCTTCACATTTATACGAATGATGCAGATCTGATTACTGCGGCGATACCTTCCATACGCGTTATTTCCCTGAGTACCATACTGATGGCGATTTCGGCAGTAGTGCTGAGTGGTGTGACCGGTACCGGCAACACCAGGATGAACCTGTTTACTGAGATCCTGGCGGTTATAGGTTACCTGGTTTATTGTGATGTGGTGATAGAAAGAATGCAAAGTCCGCTGGCTTATGCCTGGGGGGCTGATTTCTTTTACTGGATTATCATTATGGTGATCAGTACTTTATACCTGAAGAGTGGTAGATGGAAGGGGAAAGTTATTTAA
- a CDS encoding arginine decarboxylase — translation MNSTYTDLVQQTFEFPQEGFEVQDNYLQFNGLDIKALIDKYGTPFKLTYLPKIGMQINKAKKMFNDAIKKNRYDGEYFYCYCTKSSHFSFIMEETLKHGIHIETSSAYDIDIINKLYERKKINKETFVICNGFKTKPYTRAISKLINSGFKNVVPVLDNKEELEDYQKNVRTKDKVKIGLRIAAEEEPTFDFYTSRLGIRSRDILEFYVDKLKGNQKFELKMLHFFMNKGIKDDIYYWSQFNRAMNLYCQLKKICPELDSVNIGGGFPIKHSLGFDYDYNYIVNEIVANIKSMCKKNKVPVPNIFTEFGSFTVGESGAVIYSVIGEKIQNDRETWYMIDSSFITTLPDTWGIGEKFLMLPINKWGEEYQEVHLGGITCDGYDFYTSEEHINAVFLPKTGNVQEPLYIGFFHTGAYQDQLSGYGGIKHCLIPSPKHVIVGYDKNGQLKDWLYAKEQSAQSMLKILGY, via the coding sequence ATGAATAGCACCTACACAGACCTCGTTCAACAGACGTTTGAGTTTCCACAGGAGGGCTTTGAAGTACAAGACAACTACCTGCAATTCAACGGTCTGGATATTAAAGCGTTGATCGACAAGTATGGGACACCATTCAAGCTGACTTATCTGCCCAAAATCGGGATGCAGATTAATAAGGCTAAGAAAATGTTCAATGATGCCATTAAAAAGAACCGGTATGATGGCGAGTATTTCTACTGCTATTGTACTAAAAGTTCTCACTTTTCTTTCATTATGGAAGAAACGCTGAAACATGGCATTCACATCGAAACATCTTCGGCATACGATATTGATATTATCAATAAACTGTATGAGCGTAAGAAAATCAATAAGGAAACTTTTGTAATCTGTAATGGATTCAAAACCAAGCCTTACACCAGAGCAATCTCTAAACTGATCAATTCAGGGTTCAAAAATGTAGTCCCTGTACTGGATAATAAAGAGGAGCTGGAAGATTACCAGAAAAACGTAAGGACAAAAGACAAAGTTAAGATCGGCCTGCGTATCGCCGCAGAGGAAGAGCCTACCTTTGACTTCTATACCTCCCGTCTGGGTATTCGTTCCAGGGATATTCTGGAGTTTTACGTAGATAAACTGAAAGGAAACCAGAAGTTTGAGCTGAAAATGCTGCACTTCTTTATGAATAAGGGTATCAAGGATGATATCTATTACTGGAGCCAGTTTAATAGAGCCATGAACCTTTACTGCCAGCTGAAAAAAATCTGTCCGGAACTGGATAGCGTTAATATCGGCGGTGGTTTCCCAATCAAGCACTCCCTGGGCTTTGATTATGACTATAATTACATTGTAAATGAAATTGTAGCCAATATCAAAAGCATGTGTAAGAAGAATAAAGTGCCGGTACCGAATATCTTCACTGAATTTGGTTCTTTCACAGTAGGAGAGAGTGGCGCGGTGATCTACAGCGTTATTGGAGAAAAAATCCAGAACGATCGTGAAACCTGGTATATGATTGACAGCTCATTCATTACTACGCTTCCTGATACCTGGGGCATCGGTGAGAAATTCCTGATGTTGCCGATCAATAAGTGGGGTGAAGAATACCAGGAGGTGCATTTAGGAGGTATTACCTGTGACGGGTATGACTTCTACACCTCAGAAGAGCATATTAACGCCGTGTTCCTGCCTAAAACAGGAAATGTGCAGGAGCCGTTATATATCGGTTTCTTCCATACCGGCGCCTACCAGGACCAGCTCAGTGGTTACGGTGGTATCAAGCACTGCCTGATCCCGTCGCCTAAGCACGTCATCGTAGGTTACGATAAAAACGGACAGCTGAAAGACTGGTTGTATGCCAAAGAACAATCAGCACAAAGCATGTTGAAAATATTGGGTTATTAA
- a CDS encoding heavy-metal-associated domain-containing protein: protein MRTLKLLMLLLVSTFGMAMAQQKQKTIVTVKISTPTVQCESCKNRIERYLSREEGVETAKVDFKKHITTVKYWTDRTNIENIKTAIANCGYDADNITANTESYAKLPTCCKKPEDGGGMDPKKH, encoded by the coding sequence ATGCGTACCTTAAAATTACTCATGCTGTTGCTGGTTAGTACCTTCGGTATGGCGATGGCGCAACAGAAGCAGAAAACAATCGTTACTGTGAAAATCAGTACGCCAACTGTTCAGTGCGAGTCATGCAAAAACCGTATCGAAAGATACCTGTCCCGCGAAGAAGGTGTTGAAACTGCGAAAGTAGATTTCAAGAAACATATTACTACTGTGAAGTATTGGACCGATCGTACCAATATCGAAAACATCAAAACCGCAATTGCAAACTGTGGTTATGATGCCGATAACATCACTGCCAATACAGAGTCTTACGCTAAACTGCCTACCTGCTGCAAAAAGCCGGAAGATGGTGGTGGCATGGACCCTAAGAAACACTAA
- a CDS encoding prolipoprotein diacylglyceryl transferase, translating to MYPNLYYAFKDLLGLEIPFLKLFQTFGFFVAIAFLAAAYVLTQELKRREKLGWMQGVQEKVLIGQPVTNAEIIVNGLVGFLLGLKIVGLMLNWDNAMQDFQGYMMSMQGSMAAGIIGLILFAGYKIYRRQQTLKNTQRKEEIVTIMPHQRVPDFTVMAAVAGLIGAKIFHNLENWNDFVADPIGALLSFSGLTFYGGLIVAAIVIINYAKKKKINIRQLIDSAAPALMLAYGIGRMGCHFAGDGDWGIYNSAYATDNMGKVVKVAPAQFAEEVQKNANFFVPQYGSIENIPHAAFEKPAALGFMPDWFFAYGYPHNVVKEGVQMANCDGQYCKVLPIAVYPTPLYEIIACIGLFLVLWAIRKRVTVPGVIFGIYLVLNGVERFFIEKIRVNTKYNIFGFHPTQAEIISALMVIGGLALIWYCNKTKRTETAAS from the coding sequence ATGTATCCTAATTTATATTACGCTTTTAAAGACCTGTTAGGCCTGGAAATCCCTTTCCTTAAACTGTTTCAGACTTTTGGATTCTTCGTTGCCATTGCTTTTCTCGCTGCTGCCTATGTGCTTACCCAGGAGTTGAAACGCCGTGAAAAATTAGGCTGGATGCAGGGAGTACAGGAAAAAGTATTGATCGGCCAGCCTGTTACCAACGCTGAAATTATTGTCAATGGCCTTGTAGGATTCCTCCTCGGACTGAAAATCGTTGGCCTGATGTTGAACTGGGATAATGCCATGCAGGACTTCCAGGGATATATGATGTCGATGCAGGGAAGTATGGCGGCAGGTATCATTGGCCTGATCCTTTTTGCAGGATACAAAATCTACAGACGTCAGCAAACGCTTAAAAATACACAACGCAAGGAAGAGATCGTAACCATCATGCCGCATCAGCGTGTGCCGGATTTCACGGTAATGGCTGCTGTTGCGGGACTCATCGGTGCCAAAATTTTCCATAACCTGGAAAACTGGAACGATTTCGTGGCAGATCCAATAGGCGCACTGCTTTCCTTTAGCGGACTTACTTTCTACGGTGGTCTCATCGTAGCAGCGATCGTTATCATCAACTACGCCAAAAAGAAAAAAATCAATATCCGTCAACTGATCGACAGCGCTGCTCCGGCACTCATGCTCGCATACGGTATCGGAAGAATGGGCTGCCATTTCGCTGGCGACGGCGACTGGGGTATTTACAACTCTGCCTACGCTACCGATAACATGGGTAAAGTAGTGAAAGTGGCCCCTGCACAGTTTGCAGAAGAAGTACAGAAAAACGCTAACTTCTTCGTTCCGCAATATGGCAGTATTGAAAATATTCCGCACGCTGCCTTTGAAAAACCAGCAGCATTAGGGTTCATGCCAGACTGGTTCTTTGCCTATGGCTACCCGCACAACGTAGTTAAAGAAGGTGTTCAGATGGCTAACTGTGATGGTCAGTACTGTAAGGTATTGCCTATAGCCGTATATCCTACTCCGTTATATGAAATAATAGCCTGCATAGGACTCTTCCTGGTATTATGGGCTATCCGTAAACGTGTCACCGTTCCTGGTGTTATCTTCGGTATATATCTTGTACTGAATGGCGTTGAGCGGTTTTTTATCGAGAAGATCAGGGTAAATACCAAGTACAATATTTTTGGATTTCATCCGACACAGGCAGAGATTATTTCTGCACTGATGGTGATAGGTGGATTGGCGTTAATATGGTATTGCAACAAGACTAAACGCACTGAAACCGCGGCTTCCTGA
- the coaD gene encoding pantetheine-phosphate adenylyltransferase, with protein MSICLFPGTFDPITLGHTDVIDRALDLFEKLVIGIGYNSAKKPMFPLEQRIDWIREIYKDDKRIEVAAYEGLTIDFCRKINAKYILRGIRYVSDFEYEKAIADVNRTIDPTIETIFLTCTPQFSSIASTLVRDIYRNGGDVTPFVPAAVLKALHNQAQQ; from the coding sequence ATGAGTATATGTCTTTTTCCGGGCACCTTCGATCCCATCACGCTCGGACATACAGATGTAATTGACCGTGCATTGGACCTTTTCGAGAAACTGGTTATCGGAATAGGCTACAATAGTGCGAAAAAGCCCATGTTTCCGCTGGAACAGCGTATAGACTGGATCAGGGAGATTTATAAAGATGATAAACGGATTGAAGTAGCTGCTTACGAAGGTCTTACCATAGATTTTTGCAGAAAGATCAACGCGAAATATATCCTCCGCGGAATCCGCTATGTGAGTGATTTTGAGTATGAAAAGGCTATTGCCGATGTAAACCGTACCATAGATCCAACCATCGAAACAATTTTCCTGACCTGTACACCGCAGTTTTCCAGCATCGCAAGTACGCTGGTAAGAGATATTTACAGGAATGGGGGAGATGTGACACCGTTTGTTCCTGCAGCAGTTTTAAAGGCATTACATAATCAAGCACAACAATAA
- a CDS encoding LEA type 2 family protein — MKVFRVVLVVFAIWGIAASCEKMKDLEFVRVAGFDLGELGMSKSTVKMTLAYYNPNPYRLQLKDANFDLFMNDVEVGHSIQDTVINIPAKDTFYFPVRLEVNMGNVFKNAFSAFANKEVMIKATGKCKVGKGGVFIPFPIKCETKQPLNFF; from the coding sequence ATGAAAGTATTTCGTGTTGTATTAGTAGTTTTTGCCATCTGGGGTATTGCCGCATCCTGCGAGAAAATGAAAGATCTCGAGTTCGTCCGCGTTGCAGGCTTTGACCTGGGAGAACTGGGTATGTCGAAAAGTACCGTGAAGATGACCCTCGCCTACTACAATCCGAATCCATACCGCCTTCAGCTGAAAGATGCCAACTTCGACCTGTTCATGAACGACGTGGAAGTAGGCCATTCTATCCAGGACACCGTTATCAACATCCCTGCAAAAGATACCTTCTACTTCCCGGTACGCCTGGAAGTGAATATGGGCAACGTTTTCAAAAATGCTTTCAGCGCATTTGCCAATAAAGAAGTCATGATCAAGGCTACCGGCAAATGTAAAGTGGGTAAAGGCGGTGTATTCATCCCATTCCCGATTAAATGTGAAACCAAACAACCGCTGAACTTCTTCTAA
- a CDS encoding hotdog fold thioesterase, with amino-acid sequence MKAIWHSTDVSLEQLNEMGAGTMAETLGMEFTEIGPDYLRIMMPVDQRTVQPYGLLHGGASVALAETVGSVGSGLIIDPAKYICVGMEINANHIRGVKSGYVHALAKPLHIGSTSHVWEIRITDDEHKLVCASRLTVAILAKR; translated from the coding sequence ATGAAAGCGATCTGGCATTCTACGGATGTTTCTCTGGAACAGCTGAATGAAATGGGTGCCGGCACTATGGCCGAAACCCTGGGGATGGAGTTTACAGAAATCGGTCCCGACTACCTGAGAATCATGATGCCGGTAGATCAACGCACCGTGCAGCCTTACGGACTCCTGCATGGTGGCGCTTCTGTGGCGCTGGCAGAAACAGTAGGAAGTGTAGGGTCGGGCTTAATTATTGATCCGGCAAAATATATTTGTGTGGGTATGGAGATAAATGCCAATCATATCCGTGGCGTAAAGAGCGGATACGTACATGCATTGGCAAAGCCCCTGCACATCGGATCTACCAGCCACGTATGGGAAATCCGTATCACGGACGATGAGCATAAACTGGTTTGCGCAAGCAGATTGACGGTAGCCATTCTGGCAAAAAGATAA
- the pyrE gene encoding orotate phosphoribosyltransferase: protein MTKISEKQVAEKLLQVQAVKLSPAQPFTWASGWKSPIYCDNRKILSYPYVRDYIKSELCNVVFETFPDAAVIAGVATAGIPHGALVADQLKLPFIYVRSKPKEHGMGNQIEGVLQPGQQVVVVEDLISTGKSSLEAVQAIRAAGGEVIGMVSIFNYGFDVAVKAFEAAGVPYYSLSNYNAMIALAEEKGIVSADDVTLLQSWRSAPDQWGK from the coding sequence ATGACTAAAATAAGCGAAAAACAAGTTGCAGAAAAACTGCTGCAGGTGCAGGCAGTTAAGTTGAGTCCGGCCCAGCCTTTTACCTGGGCTTCCGGCTGGAAATCTCCTATCTATTGCGATAACAGGAAGATCTTATCTTATCCTTACGTGCGCGACTATATTAAATCTGAGTTGTGCAATGTAGTGTTTGAGACTTTCCCTGATGCCGCAGTAATTGCAGGTGTTGCCACTGCGGGTATCCCGCATGGTGCGCTGGTGGCTGATCAGCTGAAGCTGCCATTTATTTATGTTCGCTCCAAGCCTAAAGAGCACGGTATGGGCAACCAGATCGAAGGCGTACTGCAACCTGGTCAGCAGGTGGTAGTAGTCGAAGACCTGATCTCTACCGGTAAAAGCAGTCTGGAAGCGGTACAGGCTATCCGTGCAGCCGGCGGCGAAGTGATCGGTATGGTATCTATCTTCAACTATGGTTTCGATGTAGCGGTAAAAGCATTTGAAGCTGCCGGTGTTCCTTACTACTCGCTGAGCAACTACAACGCTATGATTGCCCTCGCGGAAGAAAAAGGTATCGTTTCTGCTGACGATGTTACACTGCTGCAATCCTGGAGAAGTGCGCCAGACCAGTGGGGTAAATAG
- a CDS encoding hemerythrin domain-containing protein, translating to MQRHSTLVPLSHEHKRLLFVCRYLKKDAAPYEGFPLETQAKFEYAVRIFQEVMVPHIQKEDHLFEKCTGLNPAVDAAIVELQAEHRTISRIYTMLSESDNLDEDMDLLARSLEAHIRKEERNFFELLQQELPQVLDSMRLE from the coding sequence ATGCAGAGACATTCCACTTTAGTGCCCCTGTCACACGAGCACAAGCGTCTTTTATTTGTGTGCCGCTATCTGAAAAAAGATGCGGCACCTTATGAGGGCTTTCCTTTAGAAACACAAGCAAAATTTGAATATGCAGTACGTATTTTCCAGGAGGTAATGGTGCCGCATATCCAGAAAGAAGACCACCTCTTTGAGAAATGTACAGGGCTGAACCCCGCTGTGGATGCAGCTATTGTCGAATTGCAGGCCGAACACCGCACTATTTCCAGGATCTATACCATGCTCTCAGAAAGTGATAACCTGGATGAGGATATGGACTTACTGGCCAGAAGCCTGGAAGCACATATCCGTAAAGAAGAACGTAACTTTTTCGAGTTACTGCAACAGGAACTTCCACAAGTCCTTGATAGTATGCGGTTGGAATAA
- a CDS encoding WbqC family protein: MDVKNQTLLIESQYFPSVNFYQALAGYENLLIEKFEHYQKVSYRNRCYLAGPNGRMILSVPLTKGKNQRTVMKDVRISNEEKWQSLHWKTLVSAYRRSPWFEYYEPELEALYEKPFEYLLDWNMACMEWANNKLGLSQTITFTDGYEKTVSGVDDMRDKLVPGIVPEDSPVYTQVFEDRTGFLRGMSILDLLFCEGKQAAEIISQAK; encoded by the coding sequence ATGGATGTAAAGAATCAAACATTATTAATTGAGTCTCAGTACTTTCCGTCAGTGAATTTTTATCAGGCCCTGGCCGGATATGAAAACCTCCTGATCGAGAAATTTGAACATTACCAGAAGGTGAGCTACCGGAACCGTTGTTACCTGGCGGGTCCTAATGGCCGTATGATCCTGAGTGTACCCCTGACTAAGGGTAAGAACCAGCGTACGGTGATGAAGGATGTCAGGATCAGCAATGAAGAGAAGTGGCAGTCGCTGCACTGGAAGACGCTGGTTTCTGCCTACCGTCGTTCGCCATGGTTCGAGTATTATGAGCCGGAGCTGGAGGCTTTGTATGAAAAGCCTTTTGAGTATCTGCTCGACTGGAACATGGCCTGTATGGAGTGGGCGAATAACAAACTGGGTCTCTCTCAAACAATTACATTTACCGATGGTTATGAGAAGACGGTAAGCGGGGTAGATGATATGCGTGATAAACTGGTGCCGGGTATTGTTCCGGAAGATTCGCCGGTTTATACCCAGGTGTTTGAGGACCGCACCGGTTTTCTGCGGGGAATGAGCATCCTTGACCTGCTTTTCTGTGAGGGAAAACAGGCGGCGGAGATCATCTCACAAGCAAAATAA
- a CDS encoding BrxA/BrxB family bacilliredoxin: MYPAELVLPRKAELTDNGFEEMVTKAQVDDTLKKEGTTLVVINSVCGCSAGTARPGALMAVAHSEKKPDRLTTSFAGFDLEAVQAVREHLLPYPPSSPAIALFKDGQLVHFIERHMIEGRSAQMIAANLIDAFEQYC; this comes from the coding sequence ATGTATCCAGCGGAATTAGTATTGCCAAGAAAGGCCGAACTGACCGACAATGGTTTTGAGGAAATGGTCACTAAAGCTCAGGTAGATGACACACTGAAGAAAGAAGGTACAACACTGGTAGTTATAAATTCAGTTTGCGGCTGTTCTGCAGGTACTGCCCGTCCGGGTGCCCTGATGGCGGTTGCACATAGCGAAAAGAAACCAGACAGACTCACAACCAGCTTTGCAGGTTTTGACCTGGAAGCAGTACAGGCCGTTCGTGAGCACCTGCTGCCTTATCCTCCGTCTTCTCCGGCTATCGCACTGTTTAAAGACGGTCAGCTGGTTCACTTCATCGAACGTCATATGATTGAAGGACGCTCCGCGCAGATGATCGCTGCTAACCTGATTGACGCATTCGAACAATATTGCTAA
- a CDS encoding NUDIX hydrolase: MQSNVTIYLNEHPLLLCASVANIPAGFEDAAIFEDPQTETIEKILLEMEDGDRKAAVFIREDVKQLLKKVSLHFTVMVAGGGLITNEENEVLMMFRRGKWDLPKGKQDPGEDLETTAVREVAEETGLHNIKLTGKLTETYHYYPMKNKKVLKHTHWYRMEFTGTELTVPQIEEDILDIQWIKPENVSKYLQFSYENIRDVFKAAETAGTLSLK, encoded by the coding sequence ATGCAATCAAATGTAACGATATATCTCAACGAACATCCGCTGCTGCTTTGCGCCAGCGTGGCCAATATCCCGGCAGGCTTTGAAGATGCTGCCATATTTGAAGATCCGCAGACCGAAACGATCGAAAAGATTTTACTGGAAATGGAAGATGGCGACCGCAAAGCCGCTGTGTTTATCCGTGAAGATGTGAAACAACTGCTTAAAAAAGTTTCCTTACACTTCACCGTCATGGTAGCAGGTGGTGGCTTAATCACCAACGAAGAAAATGAAGTGCTGATGATGTTCCGCCGTGGTAAATGGGACCTTCCCAAAGGCAAGCAAGACCCGGGAGAAGACCTGGAAACCACTGCAGTCAGGGAAGTAGCCGAAGAAACCGGCTTACATAATATCAAACTGACGGGTAAGCTGACAGAAACCTACCACTACTACCCGATGAAAAACAAAAAAGTACTGAAACATACCCACTGGTACCGTATGGAGTTTACCGGAACGGAATTAACAGTACCACAGATAGAGGAAGATATCCTTGATATCCAGTGGATCAAGCCGGAGAATGTAAGTAAATACCTGCAGTTCTCCTATGAAAACATCCGTGATGTATTCAAAGCAGCTGAAACAGCAGGTACACTTAGTCTAAAGTAA
- a CDS encoding DUF3822 family protein, whose amino-acid sequence MPVAYNIHPAFTVDDETLLETDLTSCHLLVLVSTGAFSYVVYEPAAKKFLALKSYHFQPQKIALADLEMIEEVFEIDKLLITAFKTVLLAFDMGNGVLVPQQYFNASLKKDYLHISQPEKMQEAVLSDIIYGQPFVNVYSLDKDLLGFLRKEFSSDLVIHANSALLLAYTRDLDFQSSEGVAFVEVQRTAFTLTVYKNGKLLIQQSFDYQTGLDVVYQLVSTLRQLQLDEQQIKVKLSGALVKDNAVYQEMYKFIPNLEWAQRLPGFNYIGKMQEIPGYYFHNLYALALCV is encoded by the coding sequence ATGCCTGTGGCCTATAACATCCATCCTGCATTTACGGTAGACGATGAAACGCTGCTGGAAACCGATCTTACCTCCTGTCACCTGCTGGTGCTGGTAAGTACCGGCGCTTTCAGCTATGTGGTGTATGAGCCTGCTGCAAAGAAATTTCTGGCATTAAAATCCTATCATTTTCAGCCGCAGAAAATAGCGCTGGCTGATCTGGAGATGATCGAAGAAGTGTTTGAGATAGACAAACTATTAATAACCGCCTTCAAAACAGTACTGCTGGCCTTCGATATGGGCAATGGCGTACTGGTTCCCCAGCAATATTTCAACGCTTCCCTCAAAAAAGATTACCTGCATATTTCACAACCTGAAAAAATGCAGGAAGCCGTACTATCCGACATAATTTATGGTCAGCCTTTTGTGAATGTCTACAGTCTGGATAAAGACCTGTTAGGCTTCTTACGAAAGGAGTTTTCTTCAGACCTGGTCATTCATGCTAACTCTGCCCTGCTGCTGGCTTATACCCGCGACCTGGATTTTCAGTCCAGCGAAGGGGTGGCCTTTGTAGAAGTGCAGCGCACTGCTTTCACGCTCACCGTCTATAAAAACGGTAAGCTCCTGATTCAGCAAAGCTTCGATTACCAGACAGGTTTAGATGTTGTTTACCAGCTGGTAAGCACGCTCAGGCAGTTACAGTTAGATGAACAACAGATAAAGGTGAAACTTTCCGGGGCACTCGTAAAAGATAATGCCGTTTACCAGGAAATGTACAAATTCATCCCTAATCTGGAGTGGGCACAACGCCTGCCTGGTTTTAACTATATCGGTAAAATGCAGGAAATACCAGGCTATTATTTTCACAACCTGTATGCTTTAGCATTATGCGTATAA
- a CDS encoding RsmD family RNA methyltransferase codes for MRIIGGASGGRRFQPPAKMAHTRPTTDIAKGGLFNILENNLDISTLKTLDLFGGTGSISYELASRGATDMTVVEKDPSMADYIAKTARSLDITSLKVVKMDVFKYLQQCNEQFDFIFADPPYALETLDKLPLIVFEKQLLTPEGWLVIEHTNHNNFKEYSYYRSERNYGATIFSIFINREELKRNNP; via the coding sequence ATGCGTATAATTGGAGGAGCGAGTGGAGGCAGGAGATTTCAGCCACCGGCAAAAATGGCCCATACCAGGCCAACTACAGACATCGCCAAAGGTGGACTGTTCAATATTTTAGAGAATAACCTGGACATCTCAACTTTAAAAACACTGGACCTGTTTGGTGGTACCGGAAGTATCAGTTACGAACTGGCTTCCCGCGGGGCCACAGATATGACGGTAGTAGAAAAAGATCCGTCCATGGCGGATTATATCGCCAAAACGGCACGATCCCTGGATATCACTTCCCTGAAAGTAGTGAAAATGGACGTTTTCAAATACCTTCAGCAATGTAACGAACAGTTCGATTTTATATTCGCTGATCCTCCCTACGCGTTGGAAACGCTGGATAAATTACCGCTGATAGTATTTGAAAAACAATTACTTACCCCGGAAGGATGGCTGGTCATTGAACATACCAATCACAACAATTTCAAAGAATATTCTTATTACCGATCAGAGCGAAATTATGGCGCCACCATTTTCTCTATCTTTATAAATAGAGAAGAACTGAAGCGCAATAACCCGTAA
- a CDS encoding Hsp20/alpha crystallin family protein has protein sequence MTHVTFGPKTFNGLVENILTNGWNKVAKDDFLTNDYFTTHPPVNITENKEGFNIDVVAPGFSKEDFKINADAKSLTISADRKAEAKDENEKQVRREFSFRSFKRSFTIGDSIDTSKIVAKYENGILKVALPKKENTQEQPKAIVVE, from the coding sequence ATGACACACGTAACATTTGGACCTAAAACTTTTAATGGATTGGTAGAAAATATTTTAACGAATGGATGGAATAAAGTTGCGAAAGATGATTTTCTGACGAACGACTACTTTACCACTCACCCTCCGGTAAATATCACAGAAAACAAAGAAGGATTCAACATCGACGTAGTTGCTCCAGGATTCAGTAAAGAAGATTTTAAAATCAATGCAGATGCAAAATCATTGACCATCAGCGCCGACAGGAAAGCAGAAGCTAAAGACGAAAACGAAAAACAGGTACGCCGCGAGTTCTCCTTCAGATCGTTCAAACGTTCTTTCACCATTGGCGACTCGATCGACACCAGCAAGATCGTTGCAAAATATGAAAACGGTATCCTGAAAGTAGCCTTACCAAAAAAGGAAAATACACAGGAACAACCTAAAGCTATAGTAGTTGAATAA